A region of Chitinophaga horti DNA encodes the following proteins:
- a CDS encoding response regulator → MATILVVDDHQDIRENVAEILSLAGYEALEAENGKRALEIARQQKPDLVVCDIMMPELDGYGVLHLMRKNPDTEHIPFIFLTAKTERSDFRKGMEMGADDYITKPFEDVELLTAVEIRLKKQQLLQDKLNAAEKQSVTAILQEWQQSGLLQLDMDHYHIAALTKKQPVYREGKYPQYLYFVKSGKVKTYRQNDDGKEYITNLYSAGDYFGYVALIEDHVYDENAEALENSEIIQIPKDIFLQQLLNDIRAARVFIRHIALDVKEKEDRLLQLAYDSLRKRVASGLVAIHDKLHKEQGPDALIELSRDDIAHYVGTATESLIRTLSDFKSEKLIEMQGTRIRILQAEQLRRLLY, encoded by the coding sequence ATGGCCACCATCTTAGTAGTAGACGATCACCAGGACATACGTGAAAATGTAGCAGAAATACTTTCCCTCGCGGGATACGAGGCACTGGAAGCCGAAAACGGCAAACGTGCGCTGGAGATTGCCCGGCAGCAAAAGCCCGACCTGGTCGTATGCGATATCATGATGCCCGAGCTGGACGGTTACGGTGTATTACACCTGATGCGGAAAAATCCGGATACCGAACATATTCCCTTCATCTTCCTCACCGCCAAAACGGAGCGCAGCGACTTTCGCAAAGGCATGGAGATGGGCGCGGACGATTATATTACCAAACCTTTTGAAGATGTGGAACTGCTGACCGCCGTAGAAATCCGGCTAAAAAAACAGCAGCTTTTACAGGATAAACTAAACGCCGCCGAGAAACAATCTGTTACCGCCATCTTGCAGGAATGGCAGCAGTCGGGCTTGTTGCAGCTGGATATGGACCATTACCATATTGCCGCGCTCACCAAAAAGCAGCCCGTGTACCGCGAAGGCAAATATCCGCAGTACCTCTATTTTGTAAAGAGCGGTAAGGTGAAGACCTATCGGCAGAACGACGATGGCAAAGAATACATCACTAACCTTTACAGCGCCGGCGATTATTTCGGTTACGTAGCGCTTATCGAAGATCATGTGTACGATGAAAATGCAGAAGCGCTGGAAAATTCAGAGATCATACAAATCCCGAAAGACATCTTCCTGCAACAATTACTCAACGACATCCGCGCGGCAAGGGTATTTATCCGCCACATTGCGCTGGACGTAAAAGAGAAAGAAGACCGCCTGTTACAACTTGCCTACGACTCCCTTCGCAAACGAGTTGCCAGCGGATTGGTAGCCATCCACGACAAACTGCATAAAGAGCAGGGGCCGGATGCGCTCATCGAGTTGTCCCGCGACGATATTGCTCACTATGTAGGCACGGCGACGGAATCGCTCATCCGCACCCTCAGCGATTTTAAATCGGAGAAGTTGATAGAAATGCAGGGAACACGCATCCGCATTTTGCAGGCGGAGCAACTGAGAAGGCTGTTGTACTAA
- a CDS encoding SusD/RagB family nutrient-binding outer membrane lipoprotein encodes MHLKPLIYCLLAAMLFTCCDAGFDEINTDPNVVNDVDAVYLLSTAITKTAYSYQDEAYYRHPASAGRYVTLVRNENMDKFSWGPRDWTPVYTRLMTIKQLQTQAEKHHQPQYVVLSRILRAFNFAYITDLWGDAPYSKALLAREKDNIHPAYDKQETIYIDLLYELKACNEALRQPLPAIDAEYDVLFKGDVEKWRRFANSLRLRMLLRCAKNYPNAWAEMQLMVNDPQLYPLVNDQAYNAVLRYIGTNAENSWPGSDVANGYNEFDKRKPSKELVDMLLTYNDPRIRIWIDKVVDVASATIDKNEYVGVPNAISQPAQYNGGNNCISNFAPAMNKAADPRFNAILIGCWEVSFILSEALQSGRITMAGCTGQSMYYQGIKQSMEYYGAGVPYTSYTAQPLVKYNGSLRQLMHQKWLSQLNVGAEGWLEHRRTGFPVFVPGPLAAQRNIPLRYMYPLTEILNNPVEYDRAKKQMGGDEQTTRMWLIK; translated from the coding sequence ATGCATTTAAAACCACTCATATACTGTTTACTGGCGGCCATGTTGTTCACGTGCTGCGATGCGGGTTTCGATGAGATCAACACCGACCCTAACGTGGTAAATGATGTAGATGCCGTATACCTGCTCTCTACTGCGATTACCAAAACAGCTTATTCCTACCAGGATGAAGCATATTACCGCCATCCCGCATCGGCAGGTCGTTACGTGACGTTGGTGCGTAATGAAAATATGGATAAGTTCTCCTGGGGACCGCGTGACTGGACGCCTGTCTATACCAGGCTGATGACCATCAAACAACTACAAACCCAGGCGGAAAAACACCATCAGCCGCAATACGTAGTACTCAGTCGCATTCTGCGCGCGTTTAACTTTGCTTACATTACTGACCTATGGGGGGATGCGCCTTACTCTAAAGCGTTGCTCGCGCGGGAGAAAGACAATATACATCCCGCATACGATAAACAGGAAACTATCTATATTGATCTCCTGTATGAGTTGAAAGCATGCAACGAAGCGCTGAGGCAACCATTACCCGCTATTGACGCGGAATATGATGTGTTGTTTAAAGGCGATGTGGAGAAGTGGCGTCGTTTCGCTAATAGTCTGCGTTTACGTATGTTGTTGCGCTGTGCGAAAAATTATCCCAATGCGTGGGCGGAAATGCAGCTCATGGTAAACGATCCGCAGTTGTATCCGCTTGTAAACGACCAGGCTTACAATGCTGTGCTGCGTTATATCGGTACGAACGCGGAAAACAGCTGGCCAGGCAGCGATGTCGCTAATGGTTATAATGAGTTCGATAAACGTAAACCGTCCAAAGAGCTGGTGGATATGCTGCTCACTTACAATGATCCACGCATCCGCATCTGGATAGATAAAGTGGTGGACGTGGCCAGTGCAACCATCGATAAAAATGAATACGTAGGCGTGCCTAACGCCATCTCACAACCTGCGCAATACAACGGCGGAAATAACTGTATTTCCAACTTCGCACCTGCCATGAATAAAGCCGCAGATCCCAGGTTTAATGCCATTCTCATTGGCTGCTGGGAAGTATCTTTTATACTGTCAGAAGCTTTGCAGTCAGGCCGTATTACCATGGCGGGCTGCACGGGCCAATCGATGTACTACCAGGGTATTAAACAGTCGATGGAGTATTATGGTGCCGGGGTGCCTTACACGAGTTATACCGCACAGCCCCTCGTAAAATACAATGGCTCGCTCCGCCAGCTCATGCACCAAAAGTGGTTGTCGCAATTAAATGTAGGCGCAGAAGGTTGGCTGGAACATCGCCGTACGGGCTTCCCGGTGTTCGTGCCCGGTCCGTTGGCTGCCCAGCGCAACATTCCATTACGATACATGTATCCACTCACCGAAATATTAAATAACCCTGTGGAATATGATCGTGCTAAAAAGCAGATGGGTGGCGATGAACAGACAACGCGTATGTGGCTGATCAAATAG
- a CDS encoding SusC/RagA family TonB-linked outer membrane protein produces the protein MPVHQRSQSRKQRCAAVCIVTLLFLGMLLPCATFAQSQQPAITLVIGRENLDVAMLRLERASGIAFVYDAAELGKYKVGPRNYKNMPVYAVLTDLFTDKPFAFKQEGKQVIVYRKALSAQSLNSLPAQHMHVDTLQLGPVVVTALGLSRAQRSVGYAVTTLSNADVNTVKTPNLINALTAKVPGVQIRSMSPDPASSAFIVIRGESSLAGNSQPLFVIDGIPVQAGASIGGNVDYGNIISDINTDDIAEVTVLKGAGAAALYGSRAGNGVILITTKSGSGSKNGLGVSVSSAAMFDRAWQFPQFQNAYGAGSDLYATDTWGEAAWGAKLNDGSKRVQWNSPVDENGNFIPTDWVAYPNRVRDFFRTGQTYTNNIAVESGPGARGNFRLSYTDIHNLGVIPNTEMHKTSVNISAGYHVTRDVNVNVSMMYNSSGSDNRFSGDRNGVINTLYTTSPNVDVQQLRNYWKPGREGREQLTHLRDIASGKALVDNPYFIAYEQTNAFERNRLNGMGQLNYRMGRHFKLMLRTGVDQYVESRWSRKPFSTVNYPEGYYSSTDIFFRELNTDFLLTFDKTLRRNWSMSVSAGGNRMDRRHSGNTVTASKLVVPELYTVTNGASGSVQYDPFFFRKRINSLYITGQLAYGRSFFVDLSARNDWSSTLPSRHNAFLYPALSVSAIVSELLHLEPDGVLSFAKLRANVAQVGKDTDPYNLYNTFSFITDWGDLKRAEMETLMKNNKLKPEINTSLEVGADLRFFQNRLGVDVSYYRNGNRNQIIPIPTASSSGVTEKIINAGNIRTSGIEVQLTGTPVKGPLTWHTTVNYTRSREKVIALAPELIDGEIYLSGGEWTKILARPGGRMGDMYGEIYRVIPDGPNKGQPWLSDNGEYMLLGDNFQYYGNYNPDFMVGFSNNFNWGNFNLNFLLDYRQGGVFYSYTANNLQSDGRVVITLPGRGAENGGIAWTDDQGRQRHDGMLLAGFIQNADGSFRPNDVVIGPESYYPNYYWDYPARNSYSATYVKLRELACGYTFHQPFRFVEKIGITLTARNLFSWTAARNGYDPETSNKISGGRYNLGINTWTLPAIRSYGLKLDVNF, from the coding sequence ATGCCCGTACACCAACGCAGCCAGTCGCGTAAGCAGAGATGCGCGGCGGTATGCATTGTAACGCTCCTCTTTTTGGGGATGCTGTTGCCCTGCGCTACGTTCGCGCAGTCGCAACAACCCGCCATAACACTCGTTATAGGCCGGGAAAATCTGGATGTCGCGATGTTGAGGCTCGAAAGAGCCTCCGGGATTGCTTTTGTATATGACGCCGCAGAACTGGGCAAGTATAAAGTGGGGCCACGTAATTATAAAAATATGCCGGTATACGCCGTGCTTACCGACTTGTTTACCGATAAGCCTTTCGCTTTTAAACAAGAAGGCAAACAGGTGATCGTTTACCGGAAGGCGCTTAGCGCCCAGTCCTTAAACAGCCTGCCCGCCCAACATATGCATGTCGATACGCTGCAACTCGGCCCGGTGGTCGTAACGGCATTGGGACTCAGCCGTGCCCAGCGTTCTGTAGGGTATGCGGTCACCACGTTATCGAACGCAGATGTAAATACCGTCAAAACGCCTAACCTGATCAACGCGCTTACCGCCAAAGTGCCCGGCGTACAGATCCGCAGTATGAGCCCGGACCCTGCATCTTCTGCGTTCATTGTCATTCGTGGAGAGTCGTCGCTCGCTGGTAACAGTCAGCCGCTGTTCGTGATCGATGGCATACCGGTACAGGCTGGTGCCAGCATTGGCGGTAACGTGGATTATGGTAATATTATTTCTGATATCAATACAGATGACATCGCGGAAGTAACGGTGCTGAAAGGTGCCGGTGCCGCTGCCCTGTACGGATCGCGGGCAGGCAACGGGGTAATACTCATTACCACGAAAAGTGGCAGCGGGTCTAAGAACGGACTTGGCGTTAGTGTAAGTTCTGCTGCCATGTTCGACCGCGCCTGGCAGTTCCCGCAGTTCCAGAACGCCTACGGTGCGGGCAGTGACTTGTACGCGACGGATACCTGGGGCGAAGCAGCATGGGGCGCCAAACTGAATGATGGTTCCAAACGGGTGCAGTGGAACAGTCCTGTCGATGAAAATGGCAATTTTATACCCACGGATTGGGTGGCCTATCCTAACCGGGTGCGCGATTTCTTTCGCACGGGGCAGACGTATACCAACAACATTGCTGTAGAAAGTGGGCCGGGAGCAAGAGGGAACTTCCGGTTATCCTATACTGATATTCACAACCTGGGTGTGATTCCCAATACGGAAATGCATAAAACCTCCGTAAACATATCCGCCGGATATCATGTTACGCGCGATGTGAACGTGAATGTTAGCATGATGTATAATTCATCCGGCAGCGACAACCGCTTTAGTGGCGACCGCAACGGGGTGATCAATACGCTTTATACAACCTCTCCTAACGTAGATGTACAGCAGCTGCGTAACTACTGGAAGCCGGGCCGCGAAGGCCGCGAGCAGCTCACCCATTTGCGCGATATAGCCAGCGGAAAGGCGTTGGTGGATAATCCGTACTTCATCGCTTACGAGCAAACAAATGCCTTTGAGCGTAATCGTTTAAATGGGATGGGGCAACTGAACTATCGCATGGGCCGGCATTTTAAACTGATGTTACGTACTGGTGTAGATCAGTACGTGGAAAGCCGCTGGAGCCGCAAGCCTTTTAGTACGGTTAACTATCCCGAAGGTTATTACAGCAGCACAGATATTTTCTTTAGAGAACTGAATACAGACTTCTTACTCACCTTCGATAAAACACTTCGCCGCAACTGGTCGATGTCTGTTTCCGCAGGCGGCAACCGCATGGACCGCCGCCACAGTGGTAATACCGTTACTGCATCCAAACTCGTGGTGCCGGAGCTGTATACCGTAACGAACGGCGCATCTGGTAGTGTGCAATATGATCCTTTCTTCTTTCGCAAGCGGATCAATAGCCTGTATATTACCGGGCAGCTGGCATACGGCCGCTCGTTCTTCGTAGATCTGTCGGCCCGCAACGACTGGTCGAGCACCCTGCCTTCGCGACACAACGCCTTCCTGTACCCGGCATTGTCAGTGTCAGCAATCGTTTCAGAATTGTTGCACCTGGAGCCTGATGGTGTACTCAGTTTCGCCAAGCTGCGGGCCAACGTTGCGCAGGTGGGTAAGGATACGGACCCATATAATTTGTACAATACTTTCAGTTTCATCACTGACTGGGGTGACCTTAAACGGGCGGAAATGGAAACGTTGATGAAGAACAATAAACTGAAACCCGAGATCAATACGTCGCTGGAGGTGGGTGCAGACCTGCGTTTCTTCCAGAACAGGTTGGGGGTGGATGTGAGCTACTACCGCAACGGCAACCGTAACCAGATCATCCCGATACCAACGGCCAGTTCATCGGGCGTGACGGAGAAGATCATTAATGCAGGCAACATCCGCACGAGTGGAATAGAAGTGCAGCTGACCGGTACGCCGGTAAAAGGGCCGCTTACCTGGCATACAACGGTGAACTATACACGTAGTCGGGAAAAGGTAATCGCGCTCGCACCGGAACTGATCGATGGGGAAATTTATTTATCGGGTGGGGAGTGGACGAAGATATTAGCGCGCCCCGGCGGCCGCATGGGCGATATGTACGGGGAAATCTATCGCGTCATCCCTGATGGGCCCAATAAAGGACAACCCTGGCTGTCGGATAATGGTGAATACATGTTGCTCGGCGATAACTTCCAGTACTATGGCAACTACAATCCCGACTTTATGGTCGGCTTTTCCAACAACTTTAACTGGGGCAACTTTAACCTGAACTTCCTGCTGGATTATCGCCAGGGCGGCGTGTTTTACTCCTACACTGCCAACAACCTGCAATCCGATGGCCGGGTGGTGATCACTTTGCCGGGCAGGGGAGCAGAGAACGGCGGCATCGCCTGGACCGACGACCAGGGCCGGCAGCGCCACGATGGCATGTTGCTCGCAGGTTTCATTCAGAACGCGGATGGCAGCTTTCGGCCAAACGACGTGGTGATAGGGCCGGAATCGTATTACCCGAACTACTATTGGGATTATCCGGCACGTAACTCCTACAGCGCCACGTACGTAAAGCTGCGGGAACTGGCATGCGGTTATACGTTCCATCAGCCGTTTCGTTTTGTGGAGAAGATCGGGATCACTTTAACGGCACGTAACCTGTTCAGCTGGACGGCCGCCAGGAATGGTTATGATCCTGAAACGTCGAATAAAATATCCGGCGGCCGGTACAACCTCGGTATCAATACCTGGACCTTGCCAGCCATCCGGTCGTATGGATTAAAGCTGGACGTAAACTTTTAA
- a CDS encoding FecR family protein produces the protein MGIPDRHILDRYLKNTCTEEERKLVDEWYDQLEVDVPDESLISEEDRAAVKAEVWEGVSQGMLPTGRRSVLRRFGWQAAVAAAIFGIVVMSIHWWEHHAHRSPQKAMVAEHWDTVSAKAGKILHLTLDDGTNVWLKAGSTLSYPQKFAANERTVALLNGEAFLEVAKDDKRPFTLTSGECVTRVLGTSFNVRRYQERQDLSVSVITGKVQVATPSGTRRVLTAGSEMVKINAGNYVVKDIPPAAMRGAWKNGQMVFRQQQFSDIAAELEDYYAIKVNFRSEQTAKLRLTGRFSYFQSPDEILRSLCLVNGNVLEQAGNNYTISE, from the coding sequence GTGGGAATACCAGATAGACACATACTGGACAGATATCTGAAAAATACCTGCACTGAAGAGGAGCGTAAATTAGTTGACGAATGGTACGATCAACTTGAAGTTGACGTGCCCGACGAATCGTTGATCAGCGAAGAAGACCGCGCCGCGGTGAAGGCGGAGGTATGGGAAGGTGTGTCGCAAGGCATGCTGCCAACCGGCCGCCGTTCGGTATTACGGCGCTTCGGATGGCAGGCGGCTGTTGCCGCAGCGATTTTCGGCATCGTGGTCATGTCTATACACTGGTGGGAACACCATGCGCATCGCAGCCCGCAAAAGGCCATGGTCGCGGAACATTGGGATACCGTATCGGCCAAAGCAGGCAAAATATTGCACCTCACGCTGGACGATGGCACGAATGTCTGGCTGAAAGCCGGCAGTACGCTCAGCTATCCGCAAAAGTTTGCGGCGAATGAAAGAACAGTGGCGCTGTTGAACGGCGAGGCCTTCCTGGAAGTGGCAAAGGATGATAAACGACCTTTCACCCTCACGTCCGGCGAATGTGTAACGCGTGTACTGGGCACCTCTTTTAACGTGAGGCGTTACCAGGAACGGCAGGATTTGTCAGTGAGTGTGATCACAGGCAAGGTGCAGGTAGCTACGCCATCGGGTACGCGACGCGTATTGACGGCCGGCAGCGAGATGGTGAAAATAAATGCAGGTAATTACGTTGTGAAAGATATTCCGCCTGCAGCTATGCGCGGGGCCTGGAAGAATGGTCAGATGGTTTTTCGCCAGCAGCAGTTCTCAGATATTGCGGCCGAGCTGGAAGACTATTACGCCATCAAAGTAAATTTTAGAAGTGAGCAAACGGCGAAGCTTCGACTCACGGGCAGGTTTAGCTACTTTCAGTCGCCCGATGAAATTCTTCGCTCGTTATGCCTGGTGAATGGAAATGTATTAGAACAGGCTGGTAATAATTACACCATATCCGAGTAG
- a CDS encoding RNA polymerase sigma factor, with product MNVILQPFLMSDLYHIPDEVLWSRVTGNDEQAFAELFGRYWQAALQEAIRKTGNDADAMDCTQELFIRLWNQRHLLQVNGCFSTFLYSTLKIRIISHFRASVSRIAGSRSYRPRQAEHIGGLHKMQAKEVAWLLEAEVQRMPGRMQQIYRMSRQQFLSVQDIAGTLSLSEQTVKNQLTSALKRLRQAVAHYEDALAPLMLVAPLIMISI from the coding sequence GTGAACGTCATTTTGCAGCCTTTTCTTATGTCAGACCTGTACCATATCCCGGATGAAGTTTTATGGAGCCGTGTAACCGGCAACGACGAACAGGCGTTTGCCGAATTGTTTGGTCGTTATTGGCAGGCTGCTTTGCAGGAGGCCATCCGTAAAACCGGGAATGATGCAGACGCGATGGATTGCACCCAGGAGTTATTCATCAGGTTATGGAACCAGCGGCACCTGTTACAGGTGAACGGTTGTTTCAGCACCTTTCTTTACTCCACGCTAAAGATCCGGATCATCAGCCACTTTAGGGCTTCTGTTTCGAGGATAGCGGGCTCGCGGTCGTACAGACCCCGGCAGGCGGAACACATTGGCGGTTTGCACAAGATGCAGGCGAAAGAGGTTGCATGGTTGTTAGAAGCAGAAGTACAACGTATGCCTGGCCGTATGCAGCAAATATACAGGATGAGCCGGCAGCAGTTCCTGAGTGTACAAGACATTGCAGGAACGCTTAGCCTGAGTGAGCAAACGGTAAAGAACCAGCTCACGTCGGCGCTTAAACGTTTACGACAAGCAGTAGCACATTATGAAGATGCTTTGGCGCCATTGATGTTGGTGGCTCCATTGATAATGATAAGTATTTGA
- a CDS encoding glycoside hydrolase family 3 C-terminal domain-containing protein produces the protein MNPEHLQAAKDIAMRSIVLLKNDKLLPLKQRGRIAVIGPLADNQRDIIGNWSAAGDYQKAVSLYQALKDKVGDKAQVAYAQGAYITDDTAMLKKLLNYRALQPADTLNPMRLQEEAVTLARNADIVVMALGEAQGMSGEAASRTDLNIPQNQRELLAAILSTGKRVVLVLMNGRPLTLEWEDANVPAILETWFLGTQAGPAIADVLFGDYNPAGKLTMSFPRNVGQVPIYYNNKNTGRPLDLNNKYTTKYLDVPNTPLYPFGYGLSYTTFSYGPLQVGSAQLTGTGTLNVSVTVTNTGNYDGEEVVQLYARDLVGSVTRPVKELIAFKKILLKKGASETVQFQLKAADLAFYHSDLKKRPEAGEYQLFVGGNSRDVQEGRFKLVL, from the coding sequence ATGAACCCGGAACATTTGCAGGCCGCAAAAGATATCGCGATGCGCAGCATTGTGTTGCTGAAAAACGATAAGCTGTTGCCGCTTAAACAACGTGGCCGTATTGCGGTAATAGGGCCGCTGGCCGATAATCAGCGGGATATTATTGGTAACTGGTCGGCCGCCGGCGACTATCAAAAGGCGGTAAGTTTGTACCAGGCGTTAAAAGACAAAGTGGGAGATAAAGCGCAGGTGGCCTATGCACAGGGTGCCTACATTACGGATGATACTGCCATGCTAAAGAAGTTACTGAATTATCGCGCGCTGCAACCGGCCGATACGTTGAACCCGATGCGGCTGCAGGAAGAAGCCGTAACGCTCGCACGTAATGCAGACATAGTGGTAATGGCGCTGGGCGAGGCGCAGGGCATGAGTGGCGAGGCAGCCAGCCGCACTGATCTTAACATTCCGCAAAACCAGCGCGAATTGCTGGCCGCCATATTGTCGACCGGCAAACGGGTAGTACTGGTATTGATGAACGGTCGACCTCTAACGCTGGAGTGGGAAGATGCGAACGTACCCGCCATCCTCGAAACCTGGTTTCTCGGCACCCAGGCGGGGCCGGCAATAGCGGACGTGCTGTTCGGTGATTATAATCCCGCCGGTAAACTCACCATGTCGTTTCCCCGAAACGTAGGCCAGGTACCCATTTACTACAACAACAAAAACACCGGCCGCCCGCTCGATCTCAATAATAAATACACCACTAAATACCTCGATGTGCCAAACACGCCGCTGTACCCGTTCGGTTATGGCCTCAGTTACACGACTTTTAGTTACGGCCCTTTGCAGGTGGGTAGCGCTCAACTTACAGGTACCGGCACGTTGAACGTAAGCGTCACCGTTACCAATACCGGCAATTACGATGGTGAGGAAGTCGTGCAACTTTACGCCCGCGACCTGGTGGGCAGCGTTACGCGGCCGGTAAAAGAGCTGATCGCGTTTAAAAAGATCCTGCTGAAAAAGGGGGCGAGTGAAACCGTACAGTTTCAGCTGAAGGCGGCAGACCTGGCGTTTTATCACAGTGACCTGAAGAAGCGTCCGGAGGCAGGGGAGTACCAACTGTTCGTAGGCGGTAACAGTCGTGATGTGCAGGAGGGGCGTTTTAAGCTGGTGTTATAA
- a CDS encoding bestrophin family protein translates to MLLKQNLSLYRILKITWQIDLAMLASCTAAYYLDTLVFKGWALPGTFPALMGTAIAFFIGFSNNEAYSRWWEARIIWGALVNDSRSWARNLMAYSHPADYKGISRQEEKMIKRHLAFLYALKASLRRKPDGLYEKYLCEEDRNHVKGFTNIPNAILDIQARELQILQDMNYIDGFKFMMMNNLLQNFTDGMGKSERINNTVFPTTYVYFTKLFIWLVVVLVTMAVSSLGPSSIFLGWVIGFVFHTTHINGMSLMNPFELTPSSIPLDSITRTIEINLLEGLGEKYIPAPIAPERGGEFIL, encoded by the coding sequence ATGCTGCTGAAACAAAATCTGAGTCTTTACCGCATATTAAAGATCACCTGGCAGATTGACCTGGCCATGCTCGCCTCCTGCACTGCCGCCTATTACCTGGACACCCTCGTTTTTAAAGGCTGGGCGCTGCCAGGCACCTTTCCGGCACTGATGGGTACCGCCATCGCCTTTTTTATCGGTTTCAGCAATAACGAAGCCTATAGCCGCTGGTGGGAGGCCCGCATCATATGGGGCGCCCTTGTGAACGACTCCCGCTCCTGGGCCAGAAACCTTATGGCGTACAGTCACCCCGCCGACTATAAAGGCATCAGCCGGCAGGAAGAAAAAATGATCAAACGCCACCTGGCCTTTCTTTATGCGCTGAAGGCCAGTCTCCGCAGAAAACCCGACGGCCTCTACGAAAAATACCTCTGCGAGGAAGATCGTAACCATGTGAAAGGATTCACCAACATACCCAACGCCATCCTGGACATACAGGCCCGGGAGCTGCAGATATTGCAGGACATGAATTATATCGACGGATTTAAGTTTATGATGATGAACAATTTGCTGCAGAACTTTACAGACGGGATGGGCAAATCGGAACGGATCAACAATACAGTATTTCCAACAACGTATGTGTACTTCACAAAACTGTTCATCTGGCTCGTTGTCGTGCTTGTAACCATGGCCGTATCCAGCCTGGGGCCTTCCTCTATCTTCCTGGGGTGGGTTATCGGGTTTGTGTTTCATACCACACATATCAACGGCATGAGCCTGATGAACCCTTTCGAACTAACACCTTCCAGTATTCCGCTGGATAGCATTACCCGTACTATCGAGATCAACTTACTGGAAGGGCTGGGAGAAAAATACATCCCAGCCCCTATTGCCCCCGAGCGTGGAGGTGAGTTTATCTTATAA
- a CDS encoding sialate O-acetylesterase encodes MKKLLPFVLLICVFSAAHADVRLPAIISNKMVLKQNSTAKLWGWANPNEKIVINCSWNNTADTAVANQYAEWSVNVKTPAAGGPHSITFKGRNTLKVEDVLIGEVWVCSGQSNMEWSADNNLKQIKDEMPTAANSKIRLFYIPRTTAATVQTDVKAQWLECDAKSLQSFSAVGYFFGKTLHKTMNIPVGLINSAWGGTPAEAWTPAPVVQADAALAAAAAKLTPNKSWPVEPGRLFNAMIAPIANFDISGAIWYQGESNVGTNGTYAQLFSTMIAEWRKAFNQQFPFYFVQIAPYAGYGTDNYNSALLRDAQRQTLALSPKTGMVVVSDLVDNIKDIHPVNKLDVGNRLAALALANTYGKPGLPYKYPTFDKLEVVKGKAIVTLKDAEAGLIVKGAKAEEVFIAGADKNFVKATEVKMKGNTITASNPQVKEPVAVRFGFTNAGIGNIFSKEGLPVVPFRTDSW; translated from the coding sequence ATGAAGAAATTACTCCCTTTCGTTTTGTTGATCTGTGTTTTTAGTGCAGCGCATGCCGATGTACGTCTGCCGGCCATCATCTCCAATAAAATGGTGCTGAAACAAAACAGCACCGCCAAATTATGGGGCTGGGCCAATCCCAACGAGAAGATCGTGATCAACTGTTCCTGGAACAACACTGCAGATACGGCCGTCGCTAACCAATACGCCGAATGGTCGGTGAATGTAAAAACGCCCGCCGCCGGCGGTCCGCACAGCATTACTTTCAAAGGTCGTAACACCCTGAAGGTAGAAGATGTGCTGATCGGCGAGGTGTGGGTATGCTCCGGCCAGTCTAACATGGAGTGGAGTGCCGACAATAACCTGAAGCAGATAAAGGACGAGATGCCGACTGCTGCTAATAGTAAGATCCGGTTGTTCTATATTCCCAGAACTACGGCTGCCACCGTACAGACCGATGTAAAAGCGCAATGGCTGGAATGTGACGCCAAATCGCTGCAATCCTTCAGTGCAGTGGGTTACTTCTTCGGTAAAACATTGCATAAAACCATGAATATCCCGGTAGGACTCATTAACTCCGCCTGGGGAGGCACCCCTGCCGAAGCCTGGACGCCCGCACCGGTAGTGCAGGCAGATGCAGCCCTGGCCGCCGCCGCCGCAAAACTAACACCGAATAAAAGCTGGCCTGTTGAACCGGGCCGCCTGTTCAATGCGATGATCGCACCAATTGCCAACTTCGACATCTCCGGCGCTATCTGGTACCAGGGCGAATCGAACGTAGGTACGAATGGCACTTACGCACAGCTGTTCTCTACAATGATCGCTGAGTGGCGCAAGGCTTTTAACCAGCAGTTTCCCTTCTATTTTGTACAGATCGCGCCGTACGCTGGTTACGGTACCGATAACTATAATAGCGCCCTGCTGCGCGATGCACAACGCCAAACGCTGGCCCTGTCGCCTAAAACGGGTATGGTTGTAGTGTCGGACCTGGTAGATAATATCAAAGACATTCATCCTGTTAATAAGCTGGATGTAGGTAACCGCCTCGCTGCACTGGCATTGGCCAACACGTATGGCAAACCCGGACTTCCTTATAAATACCCCACTTTCGATAAGCTGGAAGTGGTGAAGGGCAAAGCGATAGTGACTTTAAAAGATGCAGAAGCAGGCCTTATTGTCAAAGGTGCGAAGGCAGAAGAAGTGTTCATCGCAGGCGCTGATAAAAACTTTGTAAAGGCTACCGAGGTGAAAATGAAAGGCAATACCATCACGGCCTCCAACCCGCAGGTGAAGGAGCCGGTGGCAGTGCGCTTCGGGTTTACCAATGCAGGCATCGGCAATATATTCAGCAAAGAAGGTTTGCCGGTAGTGCCTTTCCGCACCGATAGCTGGTAG